Proteins encoded together in one Variovorax paradoxus EPS window:
- a CDS encoding cyclic peptide export ABC transporter codes for MTSKSGTAAEASHLLKPFVPWIVLSAVTGICSGIATVALLRTINEVLNQEGGMAGGLLLTFISLCLLALFGRMASDVSTNFVGQRLVAQVRKSLAQKILSAPIDALERYRTHRLMPVLSQDVDMISDAAFVLSSTLIAVAVALGCLVYLAWLSLPLFGLLMLALVLGATIQILAQTRAEVGFWKAREHEDQLHKAYRSISEGAKELRMHRERRTRMFGEQIEHIVDKIRSVNGRAINTYVIATAFGSALFFLLIALILGWAAFRSTEPVVLSGFVLVMLFLKGPIDQIAGTLPNVGRAKVAFQRIADLSARFATPEPHLHLERPGSGATVTRDIGMRGVRYAFDAPDGGEPFVLGPIDLELRRGEMVFVVGDNGSGKTTLIKLLLGLYAPQQGDVLIDGVVVTPEARDDYRQLFTTVFADFYLFEDLVANEKGEEGMHALPQAALPYLQRLEIAHKVSIKDGSFSTVDLSTGQRKRLALVHAYLEGRPVLVFDEWAADQDPTFRHLFYTELLPELRAKGHLLVVISHDDRYFHLADRVITMKAGRIAEDRARAPTSLAA; via the coding sequence ATGACATCCAAAAGCGGCACCGCCGCAGAAGCCTCGCACCTGCTGAAACCCTTCGTGCCATGGATCGTGCTGTCCGCGGTCACCGGCATCTGCTCGGGCATTGCCACGGTCGCCCTGCTGCGCACCATCAACGAAGTGCTGAATCAGGAAGGCGGCATGGCCGGGGGGCTGTTGCTGACCTTCATCAGCCTGTGCCTGCTGGCGCTGTTCGGTCGCATGGCCTCGGACGTCTCGACCAATTTCGTCGGCCAGCGCCTGGTGGCCCAGGTGCGCAAGAGCCTGGCGCAGAAGATTCTTTCGGCGCCCATCGACGCGCTGGAGCGCTACCGCACTCACCGCCTGATGCCCGTGCTGTCGCAGGACGTGGACATGATCAGCGATGCGGCCTTCGTGCTTTCTTCCACGCTGATCGCGGTGGCCGTTGCGCTGGGGTGCCTGGTCTATCTCGCCTGGCTGTCGCTGCCGCTGTTCGGCCTTCTGATGCTGGCGCTGGTGCTCGGCGCCACCATCCAGATCCTGGCGCAGACCCGCGCCGAGGTCGGCTTCTGGAAGGCGCGCGAACACGAAGACCAGCTGCACAAGGCCTACCGCTCGATCAGCGAGGGTGCGAAGGAACTGCGCATGCACCGCGAGCGCCGCACGCGCATGTTCGGCGAGCAGATCGAGCACATCGTCGACAAGATCCGCAGCGTCAACGGTCGTGCCATCAACACCTATGTGATCGCCACCGCCTTCGGCTCTGCCCTGTTCTTCCTGCTGATCGCGCTGATCCTGGGCTGGGCCGCGTTTCGCAGCACCGAGCCCGTGGTGCTCAGCGGTTTCGTGCTGGTGATGCTGTTCCTGAAGGGGCCGATCGACCAGATCGCCGGCACGCTGCCCAACGTGGGACGCGCCAAGGTCGCGTTCCAGCGCATCGCCGACCTGTCGGCGCGCTTCGCCACGCCCGAGCCCCATCTGCACCTGGAGCGACCGGGCAGCGGCGCCACGGTCACCCGCGACATCGGCATGCGCGGCGTGCGCTATGCCTTCGATGCACCCGATGGCGGCGAGCCCTTCGTGCTCGGGCCGATCGACCTGGAGCTTCGCCGCGGCGAAATGGTGTTCGTGGTGGGCGACAACGGCTCCGGCAAGACCACGTTGATCAAGCTGCTGCTGGGCCTCTACGCGCCGCAGCAGGGCGATGTGCTGATCGACGGTGTTGTGGTCACGCCCGAGGCCCGCGACGACTACCGGCAACTGTTCACGACTGTGTTCGCCGATTTCTATCTGTTTGAGGACCTGGTCGCGAACGAGAAGGGCGAAGAGGGCATGCATGCATTGCCGCAGGCCGCGCTGCCCTACCTGCAGCGCCTGGAAATCGCCCACAAGGTGAGCATCAAGGACGGCTCCTTCAGCACCGTGGATCTGTCGACCGGCCAGCGCAAGCGGCTGGCACTGGTGCATGCCTACCTCGAAGGCCGGCCGGTGCTGGTGTTCGACGAATGGGCGGCCGACCAGGACCCGACCTTCCGCCATCTCTTCTATACCGAGCTGTTGCCCGAGCTGCGTGCCAAGGGCCACCTGCTGGTGGTCATCTCGCACGACGACCGCTACTTCCACCTGGCCGATCGCGTGATCACCATGAAGGCCGGACGCATTGCAGAAGACCGGGCCCGCGCCCCGACAAGCCTCGCCGCGTGA